CCCCTAATGAAACTAAGCAAGCAGATAAACTTTCAGAACGTAGAGGCACTGAGCCAAATGCTACAAGCCGAAAGGGTTTCAAGGGAACGTTTTAGCCTTGAAATTTCCGAAAAGGATTGTGCCAACGGGCTGTATTCCGCCATGAAAGCAGAGGTTCAGTATCGTGGCGGTACATTCAATTTAGATGCTGACACTCGCTCCCATATCTTCACGGCTGCCAAATGGCTCATCAATCCGAATAGCACACCAGGTCTGTTGTTGTGCGGGTTGTGTGGCAACGGCAAGACTACCCTTGCAAGGGCTATCGCATGGCTAATAGGATACCTCTCGGAGCGTGAGTTGGGGTATTCCAACCGCAAGAGGATGCCGCTCTATACTGCAAAGAACATTTGCCGGCTATGTGCCGCAAGTGAGAAATTCAAAGAGCAGTATGATGAGTATGGGAGATTGTTCACCGAGCCTATGATGATAATTGATGACCTCGGAGAAGAGCCAAAAGAGGTCATGGTCTATGGTATGCCGCACACTCCAATCATTGACATCATCAGTGAGCGTTATGCCGCCCAACGGATGACCATAATCACGACCAACCTTGATGTTGACCAACTCAAAGGGAAATATGGAGAGCGTATCACTGACCGCTTCCGAGAAATGCTAACCTCAATCATTTTTGAAAATGACTCATACCGAACCAGTCCGAGTGATAGTTAGATGGACCACACGCGATGAAGAAGCCATTGCCGCCATTCGCAAGCATTTTAATCTGCCCAATTATACCACGCTTAACGGCTGGACACCGGCTGAAATCAAGCCGGAAGATATGGATATGTTTGAAGAATGTGCCCGACGAGGGTTCTTTGGCATTATCCGCGAAAAATGGTGTAAAAATGGTGGCCAATATATTTTTTCATCTCGTAAATAATGGCTAACTTTACAGTATAACAAACTAAAAGTCAAACCAATAAAACCAATTATGGAAATTAGAAAAATTCCACTCTCATTGGTGTCTCCATCACCGATGAACCCTCGCAAAACATTTGACGAGGATGAGTTGCAAGAGTTGGCGGACAACATCGAGAAGCAGGGGTTACTCCAGCCTATCACCGTCAGACCCATTGCAGACAAAAAACAGTTTGCCGTTGTAGATGGCAACGCCGACTTCCACCCCGAGTATGAAATCATCTGCGGAGAGCGCCGCTTCCGCGCCTTTTGCAAACTATCTGACAAGTGGCGGGAAATGGATTGTGTGGCTCCTAAGGGAGAGACATATGACCGCTTCTCTGAAATCTCTGCTATTGTGCGAGAAATGAACGATGAAGAGGCATTTGACGCGATGATAACCGAAAATCTTCAGCGCAAAGATGTTGACCCCATTGAAGAGGCTTTTGCTTTTGGTCAACTTATCCAAAAAGGCAAGACCGCTGAAGAAATAGCGGCTCGATTTGGCAAGTCTATCAGATTTGTTCAGGATCGCGTCAAACTCAACAATCTCATCCCGGAACTCATGCTTGCTGTCAGAGATGACAAAATGAGCATATCGGCGGCGATGATAATTGCCAAGCTCGATGATGAGCATCAGCGTCGTTATCATTCATCCTACTCCAACAACTCCAGCGGATTCACTAAACAGACCGCCGATAGTTTCACTAAATCTCTCTTTATGTCTATCGACGGGGCTCCCTGGTATCAGACCGATGACCAAGCCGATGAAGATTATGAGGGAGGGTGTGGTTGTAAGTGTTCGGAGTGTCAACTCAACACCGCCAATCATGGGTGCTTATTTTGGGATATGAAGACGGAAGATGCCGGGAAATGCACCAACCGGGATAAATTCTATGCCAAGCACTCTGCGTTCATCATAGATATGTTAAATCGCTTTGACCACCCGGTAATCAAGAAAGGTTCACCGCTTGAGACCGGGAGCGTTGTCATAATAGATGATGAGGAATGGTGCAGCCCAGCCACGAAAGAACTCAAGAAAGCCATCTATGAAAAGATTAGAGCGGCAGGCTTTGAGGTAATCAAGGCTAACGAGATATTTGAAGGCAAATGCCATTACACTGACAAGAGACTTGACCGTAACATCGAGATGGGATATGTCTATCAGTGTCTTAAAATCTTCACATACGACAATGTGAGCTTTGGGACACAGTGGCGGTACTTCAAGGGAAAAGGCAAGATGCTTGAGGCAAATGAGGGCAAAGATAAAACTCCGGCAACCTCCACTCAATCAGCAGAAGCGATGAAACTCATACAGCAGCGCAACCGAATAAAGGAAATCGCTGTCGAGAAAATCACAGCCGAATCCCGAGCAATGGCCGGCAATCTCGCAGAGGCAAAGCGCAAAGGAGAGTTGAGCGATGCAGAGATGTTCGCATTTCAGTGTATAATATTCTCCCTCTGCGGATCTGATATGCTGAAAAGGTACGGGCATAAAGGTTTGGGCAAGGTGTCTGAGCGTTCTTTCATCGACGTAATCAAGCAGAATCGAGCAGACTGGTCAATGTGGATAAGAGAGTTTATCCGCACGATAATTGCCAGTGCTGATATAACCCACAATGGGTTCTATCAGTATTGCGCCGGAGAAGTGCTGAAGGAATGGATGCCCAAAGAGTGGAAAGAGATGATTGACAAATATCGAGTTAAACTTGATAAAGACCTCGCCAAAAATGCTGAGAAACTGAAAGGTCTTGGTTATGGCATAGACGGCAAGTTGCTCCCTCAACCTAAAGAATCGGTTGTCAAATCGGTTGTAGATTCGACAAAGATTGAGGCAGAGACAATCGCTATCCCCAAAGGGAAGAACATACAAAAGCAATTCAAGGAGATGAAAGCCAAGCATCCCGGTACTATTCTTCTCTTCCGTGTCAATGACTTCTATGAGTGCTTTGATGAAGATGCCGAGAAAGCAGCTAAGACTCTCAAACTGACGCTTACCACCGCAAAAGGCAACAAACTTGCCGGTTTCCCTCATCATGCTCTCGACACCTATCTTCCCAAACTCATAAGAGCCGGACATAAGGTTGCAATCTGCGAGCAACTTGAAGATCCGAAAAAGAAGAGTAACAAAGGGAAATAAGAATCTCCCTTAAATCACATCATCAACTCAAACGCGGCACTACTCAATCAAACGGGTGGTGCCGCTTGCTTTACTATGGAATATCAAGAGTTTCTTAAATCCAAGATAAAAATATCCGAGGAGTTCGGCTTTACTGTCAAGATAGAGGAAATCAACCCCAAGTTGAAACCTCACAACAAACTGATGGTAAAATGGCTCGTTGAGGGTGGCAAACGTGCCTGTTTCGCATCTTTCGGATTACATAAGACTGTTACACAGTTGGAGGCGGTAAGACTTACCCTCTCTAAAGTCGGCAAAGGGAGCGGCTTGATAGTCTGTCCTCTCTCAGTCCGTCAGGAGTTCGTAGAGGACTCCAAAAACATACTCGGCTGGGAGCGCCCCCCAAAGTTCATCAGACGTGCCGAAGAGATGGATGGCGATGGTATCTACCTCACAAACTACGAAAGTATCCGAGACGGCAAGTTGGATCCAGAATTGTTTGTTGTCGCAAGTCTTGATGAGGCCTCCGTCCTCCGTGGTCTCGGCGGTTCAAAAACATTCCGGGAATTTATGAGGCTGTTCACCGGCGACGGTGGTCCCATGCAAGTGCGCCGGCAGGCAGAGCGTATCAAATTCCGCTATGTCGCCACTGCCACCCCATCACCAAACGACTATATCGAGTTGTTGGCTTATGCCGACTTTTTGGGCATCATGGATGTGTCGCAAGCCAAAACAAGGTTCTTTAAGAGGGATTCAACGCACGCTGACAATCTCACACTCCACCCACACAAGGAAGAGGAGTTCTGGTTATGGATATCCTCGTGGGCTTTGTTTGTCAGCAAACCGTCGGACATCACCGGCGACACGGCAGACGATGAGGGTTACATTCTCCCTGACCTCGACCTGCGATGGCACGA
The nucleotide sequence above comes from Duncaniella freteri. Encoded proteins:
- a CDS encoding replication protein, which translates into the protein MLQAERVSRERFSLEISEKDCANGLYSAMKAEVQYRGGTFNLDADTRSHIFTAAKWLINPNSTPGLLLCGLCGNGKTTLARAIAWLIGYLSERELGYSNRKRMPLYTAKNICRLCAASEKFKEQYDEYGRLFTEPMMIIDDLGEEPKEVMVYGMPHTPIIDIISERYAAQRMTIITTNLDVDQLKGKYGERITDRFREMLTSIIFENDSYRTSPSDS